The nucleotide sequence CGCCGGTGTGGCCCGCGCCTATCGCAACGTGGTGGTCTGCAGCCCTCCCGTCCCAGTACTGGCTGCGCCGAAGCCGGTCCGGCATAGCGGCTACGACTTTGAGCTCGTCGTTCAGGAGGCTGTCGCTGTCGCTGACGATGTCATCAGTCTCAGACTTGCAGCGCCGGACAACCTCGCTTTGCCCACGTGGACACCGGGAGCACACCTCGACGTCTTCTTACCCTCTGGCAGGCAACGCCAGTATTCGCTCTGCGGCGACCCCACCGACCGGAGCTACTACCGTATCGCGGTCCGCCGGGTACCCAATGGGACGGCGTCGGCTGAAGTGCACGAGCACGTAAAAGCGGGGGATTCACTCCGCGTTCGCGGCCCGCGCAACGCGTTCAGTTTCATCGAAGCCCCCGCCTATGTGCTGCTAGCCGGTGGCATCGGTATCACGCCGATTTTGCCGATGTTTCGCGCCGCCGCGCATGCCGGAGTGCCCACTAGGCTGGTCTACACAGGCCGTACCCGTGCGTCGATGCCTTTCGTCGCGGACATCGAGTCGATCAGCGCGCCGTCGCGAATCTTGCCTGACGACGAGTACGGCGCGCCAAATCTGACGGAGCACCTGGTCGACATTCCGCCCGGCGCGGCCGTCTACGTATGCGGCCCGCCACCAATGCTCGAGTCCGCGCGCACACTTCTGCCGCAAGTCAACAGCACAGCCTCGCTTCACATGGAACGTTTCTCAGCCGCGCCAGTGCGTGGGGGTGCGCCATTTCAGATCAAGCTCGCGCGAACGGGCAGCACAGTTGACGTTGCGGCCGACGAAACTGCGCTCGCCGCGATCCGGCGCGCATTTCCCGGGGTCGCCTACTCCTGTCAGCAAGGCTTCTGCGGCTCCTGCAAAACGCGAGTGTTGCATGGCGACGTTGATCACCGCGACCGCTTGCTCACC is from Hoyosella subflava DQS3-9A1 and encodes:
- a CDS encoding PDR/VanB family oxidoreductase produces the protein MNEVRVEPTLKAIAGVARAYRNVVVCSPPVPVLAAPKPVRHSGYDFELVVQEAVAVADDVISLRLAAPDNLALPTWTPGAHLDVFLPSGRQRQYSLCGDPTDRSYYRIAVRRVPNGTASAEVHEHVKAGDSLRVRGPRNAFSFIEAPAYVLLAGGIGITPILPMFRAAAHAGVPTRLVYTGRTRASMPFVADIESISAPSRILPDDEYGAPNLTEHLVDIPPGAAVYVCGPPPMLESARTLLPQVNSTASLHMERFSAAPVRGGAPFQIKLARTGSTVDVAADETALAAIRRAFPGVAYSCQQGFCGSCKTRVLHGDVDHRDRLLTEPERQHSMLTCVSRSVDGPLILDL